One genomic region from bacterium encodes:
- a CDS encoding permease, which translates to MSTSNPTSPRPTTWLSYILKGSVSLILWWLLYINLSTFADWLTYGLFGLAHDSPFGSAIAFFLYESPKVILLLTLIVFFVGIIRTFFTPERTRAMLAGKREIYGNVLASLLGVVTPFCSCSAIPLFLGFVTTGVPLGVTFSFLIAAPMINEVALILLFGLFGWKVAVLYLVTGLLIAILSGWIIGKLKLEKWVESWVYELPDSIAHPAEEVKVTWEERIGKGIDAVREIVGKVWLYVLLGIAVGAGIHGYVPENFMASIMGKEAWWSVPVAVLIGIPMYSNAAGIIPIVQALLEKGAALGTVLAFMMSVIGLSLPEVIILRKVLTIRLILTFIGVVGLGILLVGYLFNLLL; encoded by the coding sequence ATGAGTACTTCTAACCCAACATCTCCCCGACCAACTACTTGGCTATCCTACATTCTGAAAGGTAGTGTCAGCCTGATCCTCTGGTGGCTGCTCTATATCAATCTTTCGACCTTTGCCGATTGGCTAACCTACGGACTTTTTGGATTAGCGCACGATTCTCCGTTTGGTTCGGCAATCGCATTCTTCTTGTACGAATCACCGAAAGTCATACTGCTTCTAACACTGATTGTGTTTTTTGTCGGGATCATTCGCACCTTTTTTACCCCGGAACGAACTCGGGCAATGCTGGCAGGGAAACGGGAAATCTACGGGAATGTTTTAGCCTCATTGCTGGGGGTTGTAACCCCGTTCTGTAGCTGCTCAGCGATACCGCTGTTTCTCGGTTTCGTTACAACCGGTGTACCGCTTGGAGTAACATTCTCATTTTTAATTGCGGCTCCAATGATCAACGAGGTAGCGCTCATTCTCCTCTTTGGTTTGTTCGGTTGGAAAGTCGCCGTGTTGTATCTCGTAACTGGATTACTGATAGCAATTTTATCCGGTTGGATTATCGGAAAATTGAAATTAGAGAAATGGGTCGAAAGTTGGGTATATGAGCTTCCCGATTCGATAGCTCATCCTGCCGAAGAAGTAAAAGTCACTTGGGAAGAGCGAATCGGAAAAGGCATTGACGCGGTACGGGAGATTGTCGGAAAAGTCTGGTTGTATGTCCTATTGGGGATTGCGGTGGGAGCGGGAATTCACGGGTATGTCCCGGAAAATTTCATGGCTTCGATCATGGGAAAAGAGGCGTGGTGGTCGGTACCGGTCGCGGTACTAATCGGCATCCCGATGTACTCGAATGCGGCAGGAATTATTCCCATCGTACAAGCATTACTGGAAAAAGGCGCTGCCTTGGGAACCGTGCTCGCCTTTATGATGTCGGTCATTGGGTTATCGCTACCGGAAGTCATCATCTTACGCAAGGTGCTTACAATCCGCTTGATCTTGACATTCATCGGTGTGGTTGGATTGGGTATTCTCTTAGTGGGATATCTCTTCAATCTTCTTTTGTAA
- the fliS gene encoding flagellar export chaperone FliS, which yields MAKFNPYESYLNTDAQTTDQLRLIVLMYDATIRYLREARGAVERNDRLSSAKALEKARATVSELRATLDLKQGGEIAFNLVKLYNYVSTEILLANVESDIQRVDNVIKILSNLREGWVELSKNPDAKQHPANMKV from the coding sequence ATGGCAAAGTTTAACCCTTACGAATCGTATCTTAATACAGATGCCCAGACAACCGACCAGCTTCGGTTGATCGTATTGATGTATGATGCGACCATTCGTTATCTCCGTGAGGCGCGGGGAGCAGTCGAACGCAATGACCGGTTAAGTTCCGCTAAAGCATTGGAAAAGGCGCGGGCGACGGTTTCTGAGTTACGTGCGACACTCGATTTGAAGCAAGGCGGAGAAATTGCCTTCAATTTAGTCAAATTGTATAACTATGTTAGTACCGAGATCTTACTGGCAAACGTGGAAAGTGACATCCAGCGAGTTGACAATGTGATTAAGATTTTATCAAATTTACGGGAAGGCTGGGTTGAATTGTCGAAGAATCCGGATGCGAAACAGCATCCCGCAAACATGAAGGTGTAA
- a CDS encoding flagellin, producing the protein MSTRINHNILSLTGQRNVYQNQLSMDTAINRLSSGLRINNAWDDPAGLAVSERFRAQIASMDEAERNMEYSVNMLATAEGSLSVIDEKLIRLRSLSVQASNGTLTDNDRASLDVEFQQLKSEITRIANVTNYNGLYLLNGTYSGSGSNGIKLHIGTYNTANNDYYYVSMGNMTASALGLDSLNVLNTVNSQSAITALDTAINSKDTERTRIGSYVSRLRNSILNIQIQHENAVASESQIRDADIAQEMSAFVRSQILMQTSISMLAQANQTPQIVAQLVG; encoded by the coding sequence ATGAGTACCCGGATTAATCACAATATTCTCTCGCTGACGGGTCAGCGGAATGTTTACCAGAACCAGCTTAGCATGGATACGGCCATCAACCGCCTATCGAGCGGGTTACGGATCAACAATGCATGGGACGATCCCGCAGGGTTGGCCGTTTCCGAGCGGTTCCGAGCGCAGATCGCATCGATGGATGAAGCCGAACGAAACATGGAATACTCAGTCAATATGTTGGCGACTGCAGAAGGTTCCCTTTCGGTGATCGATGAGAAACTAATTCGCCTGCGTTCACTTTCAGTGCAAGCGTCTAATGGCACTTTGACCGACAATGATCGCGCTTCACTCGATGTTGAGTTCCAACAGTTGAAGAGCGAAATCACCCGTATTGCGAACGTCACCAACTACAATGGTTTGTATTTGTTGAACGGTACGTATTCGGGTTCCGGTTCGAACGGAATCAAGTTGCACATCGGTACGTATAATACCGCGAATAACGACTATTATTACGTATCTATGGGTAACATGACCGCCAGTGCGCTTGGTCTGGATTCGTTGAATGTATTGAATACAGTAAATAGCCAGTCGGCAATTACTGCACTCGATACTGCCATCAACTCGAAAGACACAGAACGGACACGTATTGGTTCGTATGTCAGCCGCCTGCGTAACTCGATTCTGAACATCCAAATTCAGCACGAAAACGCAGTCGCATCGGAATCGCAAATCCGTGACGCTGATATAGCACAAGAAATGTCGGCATTTGTTCGCAGCCAAATCCTGATGCAGACCAGTATCTCGATGTTGGCACAGGCGAATCAAACGCCACAGATCGTCGCACAACTCGTCGGATAA
- the fliD gene encoding flagellar filament capping protein FliD, which translates to MAVQNLSGLSSGIDWQQLIDLQIELKSATLNTLSTKRSNEQRKLTSWNSIENALDTLKSAANTIATSSGFVAKATASSDSTIVSLNADETAVNANHSIIINQLARTEVEMHAGWADDDTTAVNSSGIDQTFSYIYDGDTVTITIPTGTTLEGLVGLINGDSDNSGIVASIINDGSGSATAYHLILSGESTGADYDISFNDAGTTLGPTGNEFKTATFTETQSAQNSQFRLDGVPPASWIESSSNDVSDALPGVTLHLKATTATPVSVSISQDNSTIKLRVQRFVEAYNAAVEQTKMFSSYDTETKTSGVLLGDANLATVQGNLQSIVSSAFGGMPGGSNYTSLASIGIIPSGEGELTVDSTALEDALNASISDVTALFAFTTESTNSALTHIGHTSNTVGGEYVVVATYDAGGLLDGSGTNTIGSYPATIENGNTLVGKTGSPVEGLRIFFNNPGGGPNTLNATVRIGKGAAVQFADTITRLTDDDGGTTASAIDTLNSMIESLDNRITEERDRLDEARAALSRRYTQYEQMISQLNSQMSQLKAT; encoded by the coding sequence ATGGCAGTCCAAAATCTCTCCGGCCTGAGTTCCGGAATCGATTGGCAACAGCTAATCGATCTCCAGATCGAACTTAAGTCAGCTACCCTCAATACCCTCTCTACCAAGAGGAGTAATGAGCAACGTAAGCTGACTTCTTGGAACTCAATTGAAAATGCCCTCGATACATTAAAATCTGCAGCTAATACAATTGCCACCTCCAGCGGCTTTGTCGCCAAAGCTACCGCCAGCTCCGACTCGACTATTGTTTCCTTAAATGCGGACGAAACCGCCGTCAATGCCAATCACTCGATTATTATAAACCAATTGGCACGTACTGAAGTCGAAATGCACGCTGGTTGGGCTGACGATGACACAACAGCCGTGAATTCGAGCGGCATCGATCAAACCTTCAGCTATATCTATGATGGCGATACCGTCACCATCACGATACCTACTGGTACCACATTGGAAGGTTTGGTTGGATTGATTAACGGTGATTCCGATAACTCTGGCATCGTTGCATCAATCATCAATGATGGGTCTGGCTCGGCAACCGCATATCATTTAATCCTTTCCGGCGAGTCGACTGGTGCTGATTACGATATTTCGTTCAATGATGCTGGCACAACATTGGGACCTACCGGGAACGAATTCAAAACGGCAACCTTTACCGAAACCCAATCCGCCCAAAACTCGCAGTTCCGGTTAGACGGTGTACCTCCAGCGAGTTGGATCGAATCTTCCAGTAATGATGTTTCCGATGCCCTTCCCGGCGTTACACTTCATCTGAAAGCGACAACAGCGACTCCGGTATCTGTTTCTATTTCGCAAGATAACTCGACAATTAAACTCCGGGTGCAACGTTTTGTCGAAGCGTATAATGCTGCCGTAGAACAAACGAAAATGTTCTCCAGTTATGATACTGAAACAAAAACTTCCGGTGTTTTGCTGGGTGATGCCAACCTTGCTACTGTACAGGGAAATTTACAATCGATTGTGTCGAGTGCCTTTGGAGGAATGCCGGGAGGTTCTAACTACACCAGTTTAGCTTCGATAGGCATCATTCCCAGCGGTGAAGGAGAACTCACTGTTGACAGTACCGCACTTGAGGACGCATTAAACGCAAGTATTTCCGACGTCACCGCACTCTTTGCTTTTACCACCGAATCGACCAATTCAGCACTAACTCACATCGGACATACCAGCAATACCGTTGGTGGCGAATATGTGGTAGTTGCAACGTATGATGCTGGTGGGCTACTCGATGGTTCTGGCACGAATACAATTGGCAGCTACCCGGCAACGATTGAGAATGGTAATACATTGGTTGGCAAAACAGGTTCCCCGGTAGAAGGGTTACGAATCTTCTTTAATAACCCGGGCGGTGGACCGAATACTCTTAATGCAACGGTACGAATCGGCAAAGGAGCTGCGGTTCAATTTGCCGATACGATCACGCGGTTGACCGACGATGATGGAGGAACAACCGCTTCTGCGATTGATACACTCAATTCTATGATCGAATCACTCGATAATAGAATAACAGAAGAGAGAGATCGATTGGATGAGGCGCGGGCTGCATTATCGCGGCGGTATACTCAGTACGAACAGATGATTTCCCAGTTGAACTCGCAAATGAGTCAACTTAAAGCGACATAA
- a CDS encoding metalloregulator ArsR/SmtB family transcription factor, producing MDSLSQLFALLSEPSRMKLLVLLSQGEQCVCKLYEALEMQQSTVSRHLMLLRTAGLLSSKRVEQWVHYRLAPELWKPEWQKLLPDILTAAKKQYPELTLKQNGCQSVKSKKPAKNITSSVTL from the coding sequence ATGGATTCATTGTCACAATTATTCGCGTTGTTATCGGAGCCCTCCCGGATGAAACTACTGGTATTGCTCTCGCAAGGGGAACAGTGCGTTTGTAAGCTTTATGAAGCGCTCGAGATGCAACAGAGTACAGTATCACGGCATCTGATGTTATTGCGGACTGCCGGGCTACTCTCATCAAAGCGGGTTGAACAGTGGGTGCATTACCGGCTCGCGCCGGAGTTATGGAAACCGGAATGGCAGAAGTTACTCCCGGACATTCTTACTGCTGCTAAGAAACAGTATCCAGAACTAACACTCAAACAAAATGGATGTCAATCGGTAAAATCCAAGAAACCGGCAAAGAACATCACATCAAGCGTAACCTTGTAA